Proteins found in one Sorghum bicolor cultivar BTx623 chromosome 1, Sorghum_bicolor_NCBIv3, whole genome shotgun sequence genomic segment:
- the LOC110431880 gene encoding ELMO domain-containing protein C yields MSTTNLRRRLHHGDVDGRKNEHVDISSADSLNEPLLGKSSGDNFGSAVYDPRRQDLWDDDRKKEQLHWSFLFSNLIAQWAQWLASIIVSSGSIFGRLFPFSSENQINPVYLSPLQEQRLNNLRRRLQIPFDGSRIEHQDALRQLWRLAYPTREIPPLKSELWKEMGWQGNDPSTDFRGGGLISLENLIFFARNYPNSFQMLLSKVQGQRSDWEYPFAVAGINISFMLVQMLDLKSSIPSSKYGIRFLELLERDENVFDHLYCVAFRLLDAQWLVKRASYMEFNEVLKSTRTQLERELVLDDVLEVKDLPSYTMLDE; encoded by the exons ATGTCAACTACCAATCTGAGGCGGCGACTCCATCATGGAGACGTTGATGGAAGGAAAAACGAGCATGTTGACATATCCAGTGCTGATTCCCTCAATGAACCTCTATTAGGGAAGTCCAGTGGTGACAATTTTGGATCAGCG GTGTATGATCCTAGAAGACAGGACCTGTGGGATGATGATAGAAAGAAAGAACAACTACACTGgtcatttcttttctcaaacttGATTGCACAATGGGCGCAATGGTTAG CAAGCATTATTGTAAGCTCTGGATCTATCTTTGGTAGATTATTCCCCTTCTCTTCAGAGAACCAAATCAATCCAGTATATCTTAGCCCTCTACAG GAACAAAGGCTGAATAATTTAAGacgcagattgcaaatccctttTGATGGCTCCCGTATTGAACATCAA GACGCCTTGAGGCAACTCTGGCGTTTAGCTTATCCCACTCGTGAGATTCCACCCCTCAAATCAGAATTATGGAAGGAGATGGGTTGGCAAGGCAATGATCCATCTACTGATTTCAG GGGTGGTGGACTCATATCGTTGGAGAACCTCATCTTTTTCGCCAGGAACTACCCT AATTCATTTCAGATGCTTCTGAGCAAAGTGCAAGGGCAGAGATCAGATTGGGAGTACCCTTTTGCAGTTGCTGGTATCAACATTTCATTCATGCTGGTCCAGATGTTGGATCTAAAATCAA GTATTCCATCTTCAAAGTACGGAATTCGTTTCCTTGAATTGCTTGAACGGGATGAGAATGTGTTTGACCACTTGTACTGTGTGGCCTTTCGGCTGCTTGATGCTCAGTGGCTTGTGAAACGTGCCTCCTATATGGAATTCAAT GAGGTCTTGAAATCAACAAGAACTCAACTGGAGCGCgaactggttctagatgatgtgCTGGAGGTGAAGGACCTGCCGTCATACACTATGTTGGATGAGTAA